The genomic region ATCCCTACGCCTATCTGGGTAATGGTGGTGGAACCGAGATATTTGATATTACTGACCCAAACAATGCAGTTTTGCTGGGAACTATGGCAAATGATGGTTGGATCCAGGATGCCATGCCTATTTCCAATTACCTGTATGCCTGTGATTGGGGCAATGGTATTGATATTATCGATGTTTCTGATCCAGCAAGTCCTGTGTATGTCTCCACACTTTCAAATCCGAAAAATGCTGATATCACATTTGATGGCAACTATGGCTATATCGCTTCCAGAGAATTTGGTGTGACAGTCATTGATGTTACCGATCCAGGCGCACCCACTGTTATTGGAACCTTTGATACTGGTGGGGTTGTCCGGAAAGTTTCATTCGGTTCGATCAATATGGGCGGTACTCAGGAAGGTCATATTTTTTCTGCACAAGTTTCACTCCTGGCTGCTGTGAATGTTTCAGACCCGGCCAATATGAGCATCTCTGGTGCAGTCGCAGTTCCTTCACCGGCTGATGGTTTGTGCTACAGCACATTCTTTGATGGAAACACAGCTTATGTATCCTACCAAACGCATCTCCGTATCATCGATATTTCCGCTCCTTCAGCTATGACCGAGTTGGGAAATATTGCCATTACTGATGCTGTATTAAAGAAATCAGTCTACAAGGATGATGTTGTTTTTTCCGCATGTAAACTACCCGGTTTAAAAGCCATCGATGTCTCTGATCCTGCGAATCCAGCGGTAATAGCAACACTCATCGATTCACGTACCAACGATGTTGCCATAGTGGGTGATTATGTATATGCAGCTGCTGATGGTAACGGAATCGGTATCGTGAACGTCACAACAGCTAATGCAGCAACCCTGGTTGGCTACGTTGCAGAGAGCGTCGCGAATGGTCGGTATGGTGAAGGCGTTGCTGCTTACGGTAGCACCATGGTTCAGAGCGCCTGGGGTGCTTTGTATTTTTATGATATCACCACACCCGAGGCTCCTGCGCTGATGGATACAGTTGCTCTGGTAACTGGAACCAGCTGGTTGACTCTGGATGATAATTATGCCTACGTTCACGATTTTGATATCTTGAGAATCTATGACATTAGCAATCTTTCAACTGTTACCCAGGTGAGTGAAGTAGCAACCACCGGTAGCTGGGATGGCGATGCCTGTAGAGACGGTGACTATGTTTACGTAAATATCGAGACAAACGGTATTAAGGTATTTGACGTTTCTGATATCAACAATCCCACCGAAGTTGCTCACTACGATATGCTCAACAATGTTCGTGGCATAGCAGCGCGCGATGGTCTGGTCTATTCCAATGAAAAAGAAGGTGGTTTTTCGATCTATAGTAACGACCTGGTCGTATCCATTGATACTGATGGTAATCTGCCAAATAGTTTTACTCTAAGTCAGAATTACCCGAATCCCT from Candidatus Neomarinimicrobiota bacterium harbors:
- a CDS encoding FlgD immunoglobulin-like domain containing protein — protein: MKHSYKLSTLVLAVMLVMIVPFNLSAQDSENMTFLGNWGGGGGEIRAVANFGDLVYYGIGSQFTITSFEDPANPYTAATLTLDDMVEDIVWKVSAGVTYALVSGSTLNIIDVTNPLAPALISTTELSGYGEGLGVSGDYVYLAVGSSGMQIINIADPANPVVVTTLAGGAEGAYAEGINVVYPYAYLGNGGGTEIFDITDPNNAVLLGTMANDGWIQDAMPISNYLYACDWGNGIDIIDVSDPASPVYVSTLSNPKNADITFDGNYGYIASREFGVTVIDVTDPGAPTVIGTFDTGGVVRKVSFGSINMGGTQEGHIFSAQVSLLAAVNVSDPANMSISGAVAVPSPADGLCYSTFFDGNTAYVSYQTHLRIIDISAPSAMTELGNIAITDAVLKKSVYKDDVVFSACKLPGLKAIDVSDPANPAVIATLIDSRTNDVAIVGDYVYAAADGNGIGIVNVTTANAATLVGYVAESVANGRYGEGVAAYGSTMVQSAWGALYFYDITTPEAPALMDTVALVTGTSWLTLDDNYAYVHDFDILRIYDISNLSTVTQVSEVATTGSWDGDACRDGDYVYVNIETNGIKVFDVSDINNPTEVAHYDMLNNVRGIAARDGLVYSNEKEGGFSIYSNDLVVSIDTDGNLPNSFTLSQNYPNPFNPSTVIEFTIPQSFGTSEVKLEVFNVLGQNVRTLANTQLESGAYQVSWNGRDDSGMLVSGGMYIYRLQAGNEVISNKMILLK